In the Pirellulales bacterium genome, CTTCGCCTTAAAGGCGCCCCCAAATACCCGACGCTTCTTCGTCATCCTCGAACCTCCAGTTCAATACCCTGCTAACAGGGGTTAAGTCTATCTTATTGAACTGTCCAGTTTTTGGGGTCCACTTCACATATCAGATTGCCCACAGGCAACTTACGAAAATTCAAGTGCCATTCGGGGAGCGCAACAGGGGCAGTGCTGCGTCAGTGAGCGGCGGCGGGGGCGTGCTGGGCCATTCGCAATTGCGCCCGCGCTTGCTGCTGAGCTCCTTCGCGCAGGGTCATCAATTCGGGCGAATTTGCCGGGCGGTTACGAGCGGATTGTAACTGCTCGCGGGCGACTGCAGCGTCGAGATTTTCGACCGGAATGGCATGGTTGGTTAGCACCGCTACTTGATTATTGGCCACTTGGACGAAGCCGCCATCTACGTACAACCGCCGCGTCCTTCCGCCCTCTTCGATTCGCAACTCGCCGTAACCCAGCCGGCCAATCAGTGGAC is a window encoding:
- the atpC gene encoding ATP synthase F1 subunit epsilon, producing the protein MADYHHSSNPTAADRVLECIVVTPESTALKSPAQFIAVPLYDGELGIAPGHSPLIGRLGYGELRIEEGGRTRRLYVDGGFVQVANNQVAVLTNHAIPVENLDAAVAREQLQSARNRPANSPELMTLREGAQQQARAQLRMAQHAPAAAH